AATCCTTTGGCTTATTGATTTTCAACTCCATGGCTGAACACACTCAAAATCACATATGCCCTTTTTAAAGATCTATTTTTTTGATATAACGAATCCTAAAGAAAATCCCTTAAAGTAATAATCAGAATTTATGACTCGCTAAAATATTTTACCCTCTATTTTCTGCCAGTTATGCAGAACTTATTCACAGTTCAAAACTTGTTAAAGCACTGTTTCACTATCCAAGAGTATTTTAAATTACTAAAAGAACGGAGCGGAGCTCCTTTTTACAACGATTCAGAGAATCGTGATACTATTGCATTAAGATCATCTTTCTCGTAATCGAATTTTTATCAGTTCTTAATTTCAGGAAATATATCCCGGAAGGATAATTTTCAGCATTCCAGACAATTTGCTGATTTGGAGATTTGGAGATTTGAAGATCTTTGAAAGTTTCGATCTTCTGCCCTCTTACATTATAAACCTCAATCTCTGTGCTCTCCGTGTGCTCTGTGTTTAATTGAAAAGAGATAGTCGTTTTTGAACTGAAAGGATTGGGATAATTATTTATGTAAAAACTATTATTGGAAATTTCCAGATCCTCGGATGAGGTGGTCAGGCTTTCTTCCACAAATTCATATCCATTATCGCTGAAACGAATAGTGAGATTGTTCCAATCAGTTTCTGGAAAATCTACAAGAAAGTTTACAGGAGATGAATAATCTAAAGAAAGTGGAGTCATTGGATAAATTTCCCTGTTTCCATTTGATGAAAAAGTTTCGATTTCTGCGACAATAGGGAAATTACTGTTCGCATCAAAATAAGTGCAATTTACAGTTGTTGATCCACCTAAAATGAGATAATTTGCATCTGAAATCTCAGGAAGAATATTAGTAAAAGGTTCGACGATATATTGATCGATATTCTGCAGAGATGGCTGAGCAATATCAGCTGCACCAACTTCTCCCTGCAGAGTGATCATATTCGTCAAGCATTGATAACCGATTGAATTGCTTAAATTGGGCCAATCTCCGAAATCTTCATCATTTACAAGATCATCGATATTGCAGGATAATATCAGAGTGTTTCCAACAATCTCGGATTGAACATCCCCGATCGGATCGAGGGCATCCAGATCAATCTCTCCACCTTGAATTTTATATAAACCTGGACCGGCAACGAAGGGAATTGTGCAGTAAACAATCCCATAAAGAACTGTATCCTGCAAGACATTTTCAGGATTTAAAATTCCTCCGATATAAAAATAGAATTCATCCGGAATCCAGCCGCCATTATCGGTTGGAAAACCACCACCATTATTGGTCATAGCAACATAGAATTTAGAGTCAGAGTATCCGAAATACTGTTCTGTCAGATCGAGAAATGTTCCTCCTTCCTGATTGTCTCCAACTGTATCGTCTGACACAAAACCAAGTTCCGAAACTTCCACCGGAAAATCATCATCAGGAACAAACGCAGGCATCATCAAAACAACCGTATCTGATTCCGTTTTGTAGCGACATAAAAGTGTTTCTTCAGGATCGACAGGAACGATTGCCTGATAAGTCATTCCCGATAAATTTTCCATATCCCCGGAATTCCAATCCGTACCGCTTGAATAGTAAATTTCCGTATCTAACATCTGCAAATCGACGGTTTCACAGCGGATATAAATCTGATCATCCTCCGTATAAGAGCTGTTCCTGCTGTTTTGCCAGAAAGATATTACCTGTGAAAATAATAAATTCGATACTAAAATCAACAGAATTAAAAAAAGTGCTTTCTTCATGTTTCCTCCAAAAATTATTCTTTTAACATCTGAATAAATGGTTTTTATACATTTTGAAGTCAAGGAATAAATTTATTTTATTGAAGATTTTGTATATTAGCAACGATTTCTTGACAGATTTAACACTTTAT
This is a stretch of genomic DNA from Candidatus Cloacimonadota bacterium. It encodes these proteins:
- a CDS encoding T9SS type A sorting domain-containing protein — translated: MKKALFLILLILVSNLLFSQVISFWQNSRNSSYTEDDQIYIRCETVDLQMLDTEIYYSSGTDWNSGDMENLSGMTYQAIVPVDPEETLLCRYKTESDTVVLMMPAFVPDDDFPVEVSELGFVSDDTVGDNQEGGTFLDLTEQYFGYSDSKFYVAMTNNGGGFPTDNGGWIPDEFYFYIGGILNPENVLQDTVLYGIVYCTIPFVAGPGLYKIQGGEIDLDALDPIGDVQSEIVGNTLILSCNIDDLVNDEDFGDWPNLSNSIGYQCLTNMITLQGEVGAADIAQPSLQNIDQYIVEPFTNILPEISDANYLILGGSTTVNCTYFDANSNFPIVAEIETFSSNGNREIYPMTPLSLDYSSPVNFLVDFPETDWNNLTIRFSDNGYEFVEESLTTSSEDLEISNNSFYINNYPNPFSSKTTISFQLNTEHTESTEIEVYNVRGQKIETFKDLQISKSPNQQIVWNAENYPSGIYFLKLRTDKNSITRKMILMQ